In Salinigranum marinum, one DNA window encodes the following:
- the spt4 gene encoding transcription elongation factor subunit Spt4, whose protein sequence is MAKKRLACRECHHINEPNNQTCDLCGSSSLTEDWAGYVYITHPEESEIAAEMNVADPGGYALKVR, encoded by the coding sequence ATGGCGAAGAAACGGCTCGCCTGCCGCGAGTGTCACCACATCAACGAGCCGAACAACCAGACCTGTGACCTCTGTGGCTCCTCGTCGCTGACGGAAGACTGGGCGGGGTACGTCTACATCACACACCCCGAGGAGAGCGAGATCGCCGCGGAGATGAACGTCGCCGACCCCGGCGGCTACGCGCTGAAAGTCCGCTGA
- a CDS encoding GTP-dependent dephospho-CoA kinase family protein produces the protein MLRLRLPRALRSAFKEPFGPVYTDADALLDAVDGPVIAVGDVVTAHLVRAGRVPDVAVVDGRTKREAISTATADALDGLPDGERVENSAGELTEGLLRALTEAIAAAEPRVLDVDGEEDLATLPAVVAAADGASVVYGQPDEGMVLVRVTPETRAEMAALLERFEGDADAALSLLRGATT, from the coding sequence ATGCTCCGGCTCCGGCTCCCACGAGCGCTCCGAAGCGCGTTCAAAGAGCCCTTCGGCCCCGTCTACACCGACGCCGACGCGCTCCTCGACGCGGTCGACGGCCCCGTGATCGCCGTCGGCGATGTCGTCACCGCCCACCTCGTCCGCGCCGGGCGCGTCCCCGACGTCGCCGTCGTCGACGGCCGGACGAAACGGGAGGCGATCTCGACGGCGACCGCGGACGCGCTCGACGGGCTCCCGGACGGTGAACGGGTCGAGAACTCCGCCGGCGAACTCACGGAGGGACTGCTCCGGGCGCTCACGGAGGCGATCGCCGCGGCGGAACCGCGGGTGCTGGACGTCGACGGCGAGGAGGACCTCGCGACGCTTCCAGCGGTGGTCGCCGCGGCCGATGGGGCGAGCGTCGTCTACGGCCAGCCCGACGAGGGGATGGTTCTCGTCCGCGTCACGCCCGAGACGCGGGCGGAGATGGCCGCTCTGCTGGAACGGTTCGAGGGTGACGCCGACGCCGCGCTGTCGCTTCTCCGTGGGGCCACCACGTGA
- a CDS encoding 30S ribosomal protein S24e gives MEIEIIDEDENPMLHRTDVRFEVVHEEATPSRLSVRDSLAAKLNKDSAEVVIHALDTKFGMRKTVGYAKVYDNPAFARDVEQEYMLERNKITSGDEPEVEAEEA, from the coding sequence ATGGAAATCGAAATCATCGACGAGGACGAGAACCCGATGTTACACCGAACGGACGTCCGCTTCGAGGTCGTCCACGAGGAAGCGACCCCCTCCCGGCTCTCCGTGCGTGACAGCCTCGCCGCCAAACTGAACAAGGACTCCGCGGAGGTCGTCATCCACGCGCTCGACACCAAGTTCGGTATGCGGAAGACCGTCGGCTACGCGAAGGTGTACGACAACCCCGCGTTCGCCCGCGACGTCGAACAGGAGTACATGCTCGAACGGAACAAGATCACGAGCGGCGACGAGCCCGAAGTCGAGGCCGAAGAGGCCTGA